The following proteins are encoded in a genomic region of Ornithodoros turicata isolate Travis chromosome 6, ASM3712646v1, whole genome shotgun sequence:
- the LOC135396756 gene encoding nuclear nucleic acid-binding protein C1D-like, protein MAAITIGESSHSSDFPAELKERAQHFHNSLKKVRQILEPLLASSLEDATKELTPLDKARLDLSILYAMNSLFWTYLTTVGEDPKEHGIRKELDRIKEYMMRAKQIADKAKMPKLDQGAAGRFVRSSLWEPKDKGESGREKASSTQKTPQKRSIAADAPPRSTRRKR, encoded by the exons atggcTGCTATCACGATTGGAGAAAGTTCTCACTCGTCAGATTTTCCAGCAGAATTAAAAGAGCGAGCTCAACATTTTCACAACTCTCTGAAGAAAGTTCGTCAAATATTGGAACCCCTGCTAGCCAGTAGTTTAGAAGATGCCACGAAAGAG CTGACACCACTTGACAAGGCACGGCTAGACCTCAGCATCCTGTACGCCATGAATTCACTCTTCTGGA CATACCTTACCACTGTCGGAGAGGACCCAAAGGAGCACGGCATACGCAAAGAACTA GACCGTATCAAGGAGTATATGATGCGAGCGAAACAAATCGCAGACAAGGCCAAAATGCCAAAGTTGGATCAAGGAGCAGCCGGTCGGTTTGTTAGGAGTTCGCTATGGGAGCCCAAGGACAAAG GGGAGTCTGGCAGGGAGAAAGCAAGTTCAACACAAAAAACCCCACAGAAGAGGAGCATAGCCGCAGATGCCCCACCACGGAGTACAAGACGAAAACGGTGA